Genomic window (Erythrolamprus reginae isolate rEryReg1 chromosome 3, rEryReg1.hap1, whole genome shotgun sequence):
TCTGATTCTTTGAAAAAGGAATAATCCACAAATGTACTTTCAGTAGTCTATTCAATTATATCATCCACAAATATGGATTTAACATTGAGAATTTGATTCATATCCTTCTAAGCACAAACAAGATGAAGAGCTGAGAAAATATATGTACCTGCAAACAACACATTTCATTCTGTTATTCTTAATAGGTGTAAAATAAGAACTTTTGAAGCAAGCTAAGCTCACCTGTAGCCTTTAGCCTTGGTTTaggcattttcttttctttcctttctggtTTCGATTTCTTAGCCacttttttattcttctttttagAACTGCCATAgtcactatcatcatcatcttccacAAGGAAGTCTTCATCGCTGCCAGAATCTTCTGTGCAGAGAGAGAGGAATGAAATGTCTCTAAGAAGAGCTGTTCTTGTTCACTtggaagagagacagaatgagggAGAGAGTCTGGTAGGTTGATCAAGAGATAGGAGTCAGTATTCTTGGCTTCTATATCCTGTAACACACTTGCTAGAACTTGGAGAAATCACGACTTCTGTGTCTCAGTATTTCCTCATGTAAATCTGCTTTAGAGCTTGTGATAagtagtattattatttaaaatagaaGTTGCATAGGcaattttttctttccctcaAAAGAAATTAAGGCTCAAAGCCTGACCATTTTTACAACAGCTGCTGTAGTTCTATATCACAGCCCTTCCCAGCCTGTCATGATTCCTTTCTTGTTCAATATGGTCTTCCATCTTGTAGCAAGTTGTAGAAGTGCCCTTTGCAGTCAATATCAGTAACTTATTATATAGAAAGAGTATCTTACTCTTTCTAAAACAGGCTTGCAGGTTTTAAATCCAGGTTTCCACGATTCTAGTTCATCAGTTCAGAGATTCACTGGGTTTCTGTTTGATACATTCACTGCAAATTTCTCATGGCTCCCCACCTTTCACCATTTAGAGAAAGAATCTATCAATTTATACAACAGACAAGTTGTATAAATGCTGCAGATATTTTAACACAAATTTGTTTTTAAACTTTTGGTTTATTCTAACTGTGAAGAAAAAGATACGAAGCCTTTCACTGTGTTATAAAATGGTACTTGTAATAAAATTAGACTGTTCAGACTATTGCCCAGTGCTGAAGGTAAAACAGTGCTGAGTGGcatttttatattctttgcaTTTTTCTAGTAGATGACCTAAATAATTGTCATTGTCTGAAAAGGTTTATGCTCTGAATTTTAGggataacatatttttaaaatcctcttTGCTGTCAATAGACATCCTAGACATCGAGTATATCAACAATGAATTGAATGTcatatttaaaaagataaaatatcaCATTTGGTTGTCTGAACAATTAATGTGGACGTCACATCAACTATGCCTGCagactggcaatgcattcttactTTCCATATTGTCATTGTCTGAAAAGTTTTTATGCTCTGAATTTTAGGGATAACATATTTTATCCCATGTACATGTACCTCTGAATGTCACTTACTTTCCTGAAATGATGTCTCTTCCTCTTCCTGATCTTCCTCCTCACTGCCCACATCATCCATTAGCATTTCTCTTTGTTTGGAAGCAGCTTTGGATGCTGCTTGCCGCTGCTGACGCACGTTTTTGTGATCTTCTTTCTCATCCTCACTATCCTCTGTTATAAAATCAGAAAGATAACTAAATATTGTTTGTTCTATATACATTTCCAACAGGCATAAATAGGTAGAAATAAAAGTCCAACTTTCCACAATGGATGCTACCTGTATTTAATGGTTTGCAATTTGTAATTATTCTGAATATGTTTTGATGCAAAATATTCCTAGCAATGCAACATTCAACATCAATTGACATGTACTATAAATCAAAagcaaatataattattattctgGAGTCACTTCAATTTCCTTCATTTGAGTTGTGATagttcagtggttagaatgcagtattacaggttacttctgctgactgcaatttggcagttcaactcTCActgggatcaaggttgactcagccttccatccatccaaggtggataaaatggggTCGCACGTTATTGAGGACTGTACACTGCttaaaagagggctgtaaagcactgtgaagtacagggggtggaccaaaaaatggaaacgcttgactttttggcatgtttgaacatgttcaaatcaatcaaaacttgacttattttaatgtttttttaaaattctattatttgatatgtttttaaattctattatttgatatgtttttttaaattctattacttgatatgctttttaaaactacctttttttaaaacagaaatttaaggaaattggttataaccttctagaaatggcagacctctcagactttcaaagaggccaaattgttggtgctcgaatggcaggcgctagagtaatagaaagtgcctgaatgtttggcgtttcaagaggtaatgtctcaaaagtaatgactgcttttgaaaaagaagggaaaacgccctcagccaagcacaggtctggtcgaaagtcaaagttgtctgagagagaccgccggactctaaagcaaattgttagagcagatcgcaagaccacagctcctaaaatcactgcagagctcaatagacacatacagaacccagtttccacaaaaactgtttgaagggagcttcacaaatctggattccacggaagagctgcaattagaaaacttctgctctcaaagacaaatgtttcaaagcatttagagtgatgtagaaaccaccagaaatgatccctcgagcagtggcaaaatgtgattttctgtgACGAATCatgtttacatttggagacagccaaaagaatcatttcatccagactgccttctcccaatcgtcaaacatggcaggggttcagtgatgatctggggcgctatttcttggaaatccaccaggccaatgatttcccttcatggaagaattaacagccatcactatttaggacttttggccgaccaaattcatcctatggttcaagaactgtttccagagggggatgccatctttcaagatgataatggaccaatccatagagcaagaattgttaaagaatggcatgaggaacattctaatgaagttcaggatctcatctggccaccacaatcaccaaacctcaacattattgagcatttatggccaattttagagattcaagtaagaagtcgatttctaccaccatcgtctctaaaagaactggaggatgctttaactgaagaatgggctaaaattcctttggaaacaattcacaatttgtttgaatcaatacctcggagaattgaggctgcatttgccgcaaaaggtggaccaacaccatattaaaagacattttgatggtttttcaaggtgttttcatttgttttgtccaccccctgtagtatataagcagtgaagggctaccaaaatttttactaccacacttatgcagggcgccctgcattttctttaacatctttcaatgcaaattgggtgctctggggtggagctccatttttgctaccccactgggtGCCCTCACCCCCCAAttcgggtagtagcccacccctgtattaagtctaagtgctattgctattttgcttTTTGAACTAAGTAAATATTTATGGGTAAATATAAACAAGAGTTAAGCTACATAAATCAGAAACAGAGCAGTGGGTAAAGagatcaaaataaacaaaacaagcaACATACAGTTTAAATTCTATTTATTCATCTGTATATTATGACATATTTTTGTTTACCTTCAACATGCCTCAGATCAAGAAATAACTTGATTTAGTTCTGATTTTAccagttttttttcctctctctctcttacacatacacacacacacacacacaccttagtagtctcccttccttttcattatcagcaaaaatatgttacacacacacaaacgcacacagCTACTTACATACTGTACTTCAAATTAGTTATTTAAATTCCAATGATTTAAGATTTCCTGAAACATTACCTGAAATTgtctgtcaatcaatcaatcaatcatgtatcacatatatattaaatgatGTCATCTTTTAAACACATCATTGGAAGACATTACCTGCAGCCCTTTTTCTAGATCTGGGAGCAGCTTTTTTGTTCTTATCAGGCttcacttttttcccttttttgttctTTTGAGAACTTTCATAGTCACTGTCAGCTTTACCATCACCTGCTCCTATATCATCCTCACTGCCAAAATCTTcatctgagaaaaaaaaagatggaataatagtaataatagtaataaaatagtaataataataataataataataataataataataataataataataatattcttagAAATTGCCTATAGCAGCAACCGGAAGGTGGTGCATACTCCCAAACACCCCCAAATAGGATGTTGTTATTGTCAGTGTTGAAGAATACAGGGAGTTGTAATTCAGCAACAGGTTTCCCACCTCTATGCTACACAGAAATAAATCACATGGCGCTAAGTATTCAAGTATTAAttctacatatcagaaataaatagatttaaacaaaataacattaaaagttTCAGGCAATAATAAAA
Coding sequences:
- the NUCKS1 gene encoding nuclear ubiquitous casein and cyclin-dependent kinase substrate 1 isoform X1, which translates into the protein MSRPVRNRKVVDYSQFQESDDADEEYGRDSAPPAKKIRSSPRDAKNKRRSGKNSQEDSEDSEKDMKTKREDSHSADEDFGSEDDIGAGDGKADSDYESSQKNKKGKKVKPDKNKKAAPRSRKRAAEDSEDEKEDHKNVRQQRQAASKAASKQREMLMDDVGSEEEDQEEEETSFQEKDSGSDEDFLVEDDDDSDYGSSKKKNKKVAKKSKPERKEKKMPKPRLKATVTPSPVKGKGKGGRSTASKTSKEKTPSPKDDDDDDDEPESPPQKKKPVSSPPDKSGDEGSEDEVPSGED